A genomic stretch from Armatimonadota bacterium includes:
- a CDS encoding branched-chain amino acid ABC transporter permease, with protein MDAFLYQGLVGVSLAMYLWLISAGLTIVFGVLGVLNFAHGSLFMLGAYLAYTFYGPAELPFAVSVLAAVAVVAVVGLVMEHFFLRHLYAVDVAYQLLLTFGFVLVFDDLVKILWGGVFRIPPIPRFLDGAWTVFGRPFPIYNAFVIAVGLTVGAALWLLFERTWWGRTVRATASDRDMAGALGVRVPRVFSAVFMFGAALAALGGALGTPVRVVAPGIGGAMIIQAFIITVIGGLGNLKGAFIGSLIVGILSAYGTLFFPVFELFFIFVIMAAVLLVRPQGLFGTAR; from the coding sequence ATGGACGCGTTCCTCTACCAGGGCCTGGTCGGCGTCTCGCTGGCCATGTATCTTTGGTTGATCTCCGCCGGGCTCACGATCGTCTTCGGCGTGCTGGGGGTTCTGAACTTCGCTCACGGCAGCCTGTTCATGCTAGGCGCCTACCTAGCCTATACGTTCTACGGCCCGGCGGAGCTTCCCTTTGCGGTCTCCGTGCTGGCGGCCGTCGCAGTCGTAGCCGTGGTCGGCCTCGTCATGGAGCACTTCTTCCTGCGTCATCTCTACGCGGTGGATGTGGCCTACCAGTTGCTGCTCACGTTCGGCTTCGTGCTGGTTTTCGACGATCTCGTGAAGATCCTCTGGGGCGGCGTGTTCCGGATCCCGCCCATTCCGCGTTTCCTCGACGGCGCGTGGACGGTGTTCGGGCGACCGTTCCCCATCTATAACGCTTTCGTGATCGCCGTGGGACTGACCGTGGGTGCGGCGCTGTGGCTGCTGTTCGAACGGACGTGGTGGGGACGGACGGTACGGGCCACCGCTTCGGACCGAGACATGGCGGGCGCGCTCGGCGTGCGCGTCCCGCGCGTATTTTCAGCCGTCTTCATGTTCGGAGCTGCGCTGGCGGCCCTGGGTGGTGCACTAGGAACTCCCGTGCGTGTGGTCGCCCCGGGGATCGGTGGGGCGATGATCATCCAGGCGTTCATCATTACGGTGATCGGCGGGCTCGGCAACCTCAAGGGAGCTTTCATCGGTTCGCTGATCGTCGGGATCCTCTCAGCGTACGGAACACTGTTCTTTCCCGTGTTCGAACTGTTCTTCATCTTCGTGATTATGGCGGCCGTTCTACTCGTGCGACCGCAGGGTCTGTTCGGCACGGCGCGATGA
- a CDS encoding ABC transporter substrate-binding protein → MRRTRWVCVGLWGTALLLAIAPQAGSAPATCQLGVPAIRLGVQGVASGPHADYGRQIQMGAVMAIEEINARGGVLGCRLEMRFMDDENRPATGVRNARLLVTEYGAHFLYGTDSSGVAMALGPVLKELDRIQFFTHAATHRLTEELVAQQGIRQIVRVSAPVYQDAIAAWVFKDNPQIRRWATIGADYEYGYATWALFRDAMRRFRPDVEFVGAAWAPFLTTDFSPHISAVMAQNPDGIIATPWAGEAVTLLRQAVLMGVFDRVQVWFQAMGGSVDVLEGIAREVQEDRFKGKLWATARYIHNWPDTQTNRAFVERFERRWARLPNYSAETTYSAIQITKAAVERSRSLQTDRVIAALRGMQIVTPAGLRVFREQDQQFVYTVPAGRVVWSARHNMPILGDLRVVSAREYWRSPPFTPLQVGR, encoded by the coding sequence ATGAGAAGGACGAGATGGGTTTGCGTGGGGTTGTGGGGCACCGCGCTGCTGCTGGCCATCGCCCCGCAGGCTGGCTCAGCACCGGCGACCTGCCAGCTCGGTGTGCCAGCGATCAGACTGGGGGTCCAGGGCGTCGCATCCGGACCCCACGCGGATTACGGCCGCCAGATCCAGATGGGCGCAGTGATGGCGATCGAGGAGATCAACGCGCGGGGTGGTGTCCTGGGGTGCCGGCTGGAGATGCGCTTCATGGACGACGAGAACCGGCCGGCTACCGGTGTGCGCAACGCCCGGCTGCTGGTAACCGAGTACGGCGCGCACTTCCTGTACGGGACCGACAGCAGCGGGGTTGCGATGGCCCTGGGGCCGGTGCTCAAGGAGCTGGACCGCATCCAGTTCTTCACACACGCTGCCACGCACCGCCTGACGGAGGAACTCGTGGCGCAGCAGGGGATCCGGCAGATCGTGCGCGTCAGTGCGCCCGTGTACCAGGATGCGATTGCAGCATGGGTGTTCAAGGACAATCCACAGATTCGGCGCTGGGCGACGATCGGAGCCGACTATGAGTATGGCTACGCGACCTGGGCGCTGTTCCGCGATGCGATGCGGAGGTTCCGGCCGGATGTGGAGTTCGTGGGCGCGGCCTGGGCACCGTTTCTGACCACGGATTTCAGTCCTCATATCTCGGCGGTCATGGCGCAGAACCCCGACGGCATCATCGCCACCCCGTGGGCAGGCGAGGCAGTGACGCTTCTGCGGCAGGCCGTGCTGATGGGGGTCTTCGATCGCGTACAGGTGTGGTTCCAGGCCATGGGCGGGTCGGTCGACGTGCTGGAGGGCATTGCACGCGAGGTCCAGGAGGACCGCTTCAAGGGCAAGCTGTGGGCAACAGCCCGGTACATTCACAACTGGCCTGACACGCAGACCAACCGGGCCTTCGTCGAACGCTTCGAGCGGCGGTGGGCTCGCCTACCGAACTATTCGGCGGAGACCACCTATTCCGCGATCCAGATCACGAAGGCCGCGGTGGAGAGGTCTCGCAGCCTTCAGACCGACCGGGTCATCGCCGCTCTCCGCGGGATGCAGATCGTGACGCCGGCCGGCCTGCGAGTGTTCCGGGAGCAAGACCAGCAGTTCGTCTACACGGTGCCGGCAGGGCGCGTGGTGTGGAGCGCCCGGCACAACATGCCCATCCTCGGAGATCTCCGCGTCGTCAGCGCGCGGGAGTATTGGCGGTCTCCACCCTTTACACCGCTGCAGGTGGGAAGGTAG